A single Notoacmeibacter ruber DNA region contains:
- a CDS encoding four-carbon acid sugar kinase family protein, which produces MRRDRVFIVADDLTGALDSAATFAERGAYVRVACRPGNLPEALASTADVVAVATGTRELSQDEARKVVGGVARDLAGHEGVLFRKIDSRMKGHIAAELDALLPSSARLVVNPAIPELGRYCLEGAVCGAGVDIPIAIAERIGRAATIAPTRTQQDLDRQIRKAPSDAVYVGAAGLAQALANRLWPKAPLVPAYQPALPALLAIGSRDPVTAAQVDALEDVPVVAAPNGVCSQFPSEPLLLVRMTPGQEEVSSENASAAFAATLAAAFDQLQPTTLFACGGESAASLLARLEIGQLDVRGQILPGVPIARCVGMPNLTLITKSGGFGMPDTLVKLVKLLKFG; this is translated from the coding sequence ATGCGGCGCGACAGAGTCTTCATTGTTGCTGACGATCTGACTGGCGCTCTGGACAGCGCGGCGACCTTCGCCGAGCGCGGCGCCTATGTTCGCGTCGCCTGCCGCCCAGGCAATTTGCCCGAAGCGCTGGCGTCTACCGCCGATGTTGTTGCGGTGGCGACGGGCACACGGGAATTGTCGCAGGACGAAGCCCGCAAGGTTGTCGGCGGGGTGGCTCGCGATCTCGCCGGACACGAAGGGGTTCTCTTCAGGAAAATCGATAGCCGGATGAAGGGTCATATCGCGGCCGAACTCGACGCCCTTTTGCCGTCCTCCGCTCGTCTCGTCGTCAATCCGGCCATTCCGGAACTTGGCCGGTATTGTCTGGAGGGCGCGGTCTGTGGCGCAGGCGTCGATATTCCGATCGCCATTGCCGAGCGCATCGGTCGTGCGGCGACGATCGCGCCGACCAGGACGCAGCAGGATCTCGACCGGCAAATAAGAAAGGCACCGTCCGATGCCGTCTATGTCGGCGCCGCTGGTCTTGCGCAAGCCTTGGCCAATCGGCTCTGGCCCAAGGCTCCTCTCGTCCCGGCCTATCAGCCCGCGCTTCCTGCTCTTCTCGCTATCGGCTCTCGCGATCCCGTTACGGCAGCTCAGGTTGACGCGCTGGAGGATGTGCCGGTGGTCGCGGCACCGAATGGCGTATGCTCGCAATTTCCATCAGAGCCCCTGCTGCTGGTTCGCATGACACCTGGCCAGGAAGAAGTGTCTTCCGAAAACGCCTCCGCAGCCTTCGCGGCGACGCTGGCCGCGGCCTTCGATCAGTTGCAGCCGACCACGCTTTTTGCGTGTGGCGGGGAGAGCGCGGCCTCTTTGCTCGCGCGATTGGAAATCGGGCAACTGGACGTTCGGGGGCAGATTCTGCCGGGCGTTCCCATCGCCAGATGTGTCGGCATGCCGAACCTGACACTTATCACCAAGTCGGGTGGGTTCGGAATGCCGGACACCCTTGTAAAACTTGTCAAATTGCTGAAGTTTGGCTAG
- a CDS encoding oligosaccharide flippase family protein, producing the protein MIEALAQSWKKTASTPLVRGFVAYSASELATKATRLIAVIALARMLSPAEVGLVAGAMAVAELLKAFTENGIVQKIIAARADEVEAVARTGRRIFTLWCVGLFLLQIAIAYGVFIWNGQTAGPVVIALMAGEYLFMPAGIVQCALAMREGRLSGTAAVAGAQNVAANLFLAVLVVIWPSPLSVAVSRLATAPIWLVGMRHLRPWSARPGVRPASSAPFVRFGSSILGIEFLKVLRLQADKLIVGALMGPEVLGIYFFAVNAGLGIANSFSVAFSTVLFPQLCNSEKRGETMRNALTMAIGVLFPIICLQALAAPIYVPIVFGEKWAEMAPLVSILCFAALPAVIWSAAAQWLRSANRAEVELTYSAVIATVITAGIVIAAPYGLATVCWTILAASIAAQIIASTAVLRGPFITPQLQLER; encoded by the coding sequence ATGATCGAGGCATTGGCCCAGAGTTGGAAGAAAACCGCGAGCACACCGCTCGTTCGCGGCTTCGTCGCCTATAGCGCCTCCGAACTGGCGACCAAGGCGACGCGCCTGATCGCAGTGATTGCCCTGGCGCGCATGCTATCTCCGGCTGAAGTCGGCCTCGTCGCCGGCGCCATGGCGGTGGCCGAACTGCTCAAGGCTTTCACTGAAAACGGTATCGTTCAAAAGATCATTGCGGCGCGGGCCGATGAAGTGGAGGCGGTCGCGCGGACCGGACGGCGGATCTTCACGCTCTGGTGTGTGGGCCTGTTTCTGCTCCAGATCGCGATCGCTTACGGCGTCTTTATCTGGAACGGGCAGACGGCCGGCCCCGTGGTCATCGCACTGATGGCCGGCGAGTATCTCTTCATGCCGGCCGGTATCGTTCAATGCGCACTGGCCATGCGTGAGGGGCGCCTCAGCGGAACCGCGGCAGTCGCAGGAGCGCAGAATGTCGCCGCCAATCTCTTTCTCGCCGTGCTCGTCGTCATCTGGCCGAGCCCGCTTTCCGTCGCCGTATCGCGGCTGGCAACCGCGCCGATCTGGCTGGTCGGCATGCGCCACCTGCGTCCCTGGAGCGCGCGACCTGGCGTCCGGCCCGCGTCCTCCGCACCATTCGTGCGCTTCGGTTCCTCTATCCTCGGTATCGAATTTCTGAAGGTTCTGCGGCTGCAGGCTGACAAGTTGATCGTCGGCGCGCTGATGGGACCGGAAGTACTGGGCATCTATTTCTTCGCCGTGAACGCCGGCCTGGGTATCGCCAATTCCTTCTCGGTCGCGTTCTCGACCGTCCTCTTCCCGCAGCTCTGCAACAGCGAGAAGCGCGGCGAGACGATGCGCAACGCCCTGACCATGGCCATCGGTGTTCTCTTCCCGATCATCTGCCTGCAGGCTCTCGCGGCGCCGATCTACGTGCCGATCGTCTTTGGAGAGAAATGGGCCGAAATGGCACCGTTGGTCTCGATCCTCTGCTTCGCGGCGCTTCCGGCGGTCATCTGGTCAGCCGCCGCCCAGTGGCTGCGATCCGCCAACCGTGCCGAGGTCGAGCTGACCTACTCCGCAGTGATCGCCACAGTCATCACGGCCGGCATCGTGATCGCGGCCCCCTACGGGCTTGCCACGGTCTGCTGGACCATCCTCGCCGCCTCGATCGCGGCCCAGATCATCGCCTCCACAGCCGTGCTGCGCGGCCCCTTCATCACACCGCAACTGCAACTGGAAAGGTAA
- a CDS encoding iron-containing alcohol dehydrogenase family protein encodes MNDLTTPIELRRPALVHFGSGTLAKLSDWVGASGFKAPFIVADPVNAARLSALGLGEVNCFGGVVPEPGSDNLQEAVTAAKGADLVIGFGGGSAMDLAKLVAVMVGQSVQLSDISGPNRAPARKVGLVQIPTTAGTGSEVGTRALVTDPETNSKVATESPYMLADMAIIDPDLTMTVPPHVTAATGVDAMAHCVEAFTSKRSHPLIDHYALTGIELVGRYLRRAVEDGTDAEARAGLSLAAFYGGICLGPVNTTAGHALSYPLGTRYKLPHGIANALIFPHVLAANAEVCAEKTALVAQALGFETGDEAKILGGATAFCEGLSLDMQLRAHGITEDSLRAMAEEAHGIRRLLDWNPRDLSVDDIEALYRRAY; translated from the coding sequence ATGAACGATCTGACGACACCTATCGAATTGCGCCGTCCTGCTCTGGTCCATTTTGGTAGCGGCACGCTCGCAAAGCTGTCGGACTGGGTCGGGGCATCGGGCTTCAAAGCGCCCTTCATTGTGGCCGACCCGGTCAATGCGGCGCGGCTCTCCGCGCTCGGACTTGGCGAGGTCAACTGTTTCGGGGGCGTTGTTCCCGAGCCGGGCAGCGACAATCTTCAGGAGGCCGTCACAGCGGCAAAGGGTGCGGATCTCGTCATCGGCTTCGGCGGCGGCTCGGCGATGGATCTGGCCAAACTGGTGGCCGTGATGGTCGGCCAATCCGTTCAGCTTTCCGACATTAGCGGGCCCAACAGGGCGCCGGCCCGCAAGGTCGGGCTGGTTCAGATACCGACAACGGCGGGGACCGGTTCGGAGGTTGGTACGCGTGCCCTCGTCACGGATCCGGAAACCAATAGCAAGGTTGCGACGGAAAGCCCTTACATGCTGGCCGACATGGCGATCATCGACCCCGATCTCACGATGACGGTTCCACCCCATGTCACCGCGGCCACGGGGGTCGACGCGATGGCCCATTGCGTGGAAGCCTTCACGTCCAAGCGATCGCATCCGCTGATCGACCATTATGCCCTGACCGGTATCGAACTGGTCGGCCGCTATCTGCGTCGCGCCGTTGAAGACGGAACGGATGCCGAAGCGCGGGCGGGACTGTCGCTCGCGGCTTTCTATGGCGGGATCTGCCTTGGTCCGGTCAATACAACGGCGGGCCACGCTCTGAGCTATCCGCTCGGCACGCGTTACAAACTACCGCATGGGATCGCTAACGCGCTCATCTTCCCGCACGTGCTGGCCGCAAATGCGGAGGTGTGTGCCGAAAAGACCGCCCTTGTCGCACAGGCGCTCGGCTTCGAAACCGGCGACGAAGCGAAGATACTCGGCGGCGCCACTGCCTTTTGTGAAGGCCTCAGCCTCGATATGCAGCTTCGCGCCCATGGCATCACGGAAGACAGTCTGCGGGCCATGGCAGAGGAAGCGCACGGTATTCGGCGTTTGCTCGACTGGAACCCCCGTGATCTTTCGGTCGACGATATCGAGGCGCTCTACCGTCGCGCTTATTGA
- a CDS encoding FadR/GntR family transcriptional regulator has protein sequence MATGKTRPRMPLAEKVYHSLHSRIINGDYPANEKLPPEMKLAEELGVSRPVLRDALERLREEGVVSSRQGAGTFVQEIQKSVPIGFAKVETLADVQRCYEFRINLETEAAALAAERHNAELLGEIEQALDLLRAATGSLQHREDADFMFHGSIARASNNHYFETAFGALRYHINVGMKLHGESLMNDGRKGLEDVLAEHTDIYNAIRLHDSDAARSTMRKHLEHSRDRLFGGGLFDLKLS, from the coding sequence ATGGCGACAGGCAAGACCAGACCCCGCATGCCGTTGGCCGAGAAGGTTTACCACTCGCTGCATTCGCGCATCATCAATGGCGACTATCCTGCCAATGAGAAGCTGCCGCCTGAAATGAAACTGGCGGAAGAACTCGGCGTCTCTCGTCCGGTGCTGAGGGACGCGCTGGAGCGTCTTCGGGAGGAAGGCGTTGTCAGCTCGCGGCAGGGTGCCGGCACCTTTGTGCAGGAAATCCAGAAGAGCGTGCCGATCGGCTTCGCCAAGGTCGAGACCCTCGCCGATGTCCAGCGCTGTTACGAATTCCGCATCAATCTGGAGACCGAGGCTGCCGCTCTTGCTGCCGAACGTCACAACGCCGAATTGCTGGGCGAGATAGAGCAGGCGCTCGACCTTTTGCGTGCGGCGACCGGTTCGCTGCAACACCGCGAAGACGCCGACTTCATGTTTCATGGCAGTATCGCGCGCGCCTCGAATAATCATTATTTCGAGACGGCATTCGGCGCGCTACGCTATCATATCAATGTCGGCATGAAGCTGCATGGCGAGTCGCTGATGAATGACGGCCGCAAGGGTCTCGAAGATGTTCTGGCGGAGCACACCGATATTTATAATGCCATTCGGTTGCACGATTCCGACGCCGCGCGCAGCACGATGCGCAAACATCTTGAGCATTCGCGGGACCGGCTCTTCGGTGGTGGCCTCTTCGATCTCAAACTGAGCTGA
- a CDS encoding molybdopterin-dependent oxidoreductase produces the protein MNRPTISLRIAGTLAFLFFAPMAYAGDLGQPQNEPVLTVTGSIGNTNEGELAAFDMQMLKELPATTFETTTIWTTGKSRFTGVAIDDLFEALDAKGDTINAIALNDYAVELPVSDAVEGGPIIAYELDGKPMSVRDKGPLWIVYPYDSNADYRTEQVYSRSVWQLNRLEVE, from the coding sequence ATGAACCGACCCACGATCTCACTGCGTATCGCCGGTACGCTCGCATTCTTGTTTTTTGCACCGATGGCTTATGCCGGTGATCTGGGTCAGCCCCAGAACGAACCGGTGCTGACCGTCACCGGCAGCATTGGCAACACGAATGAGGGGGAATTGGCAGCGTTCGATATGCAGATGCTGAAAGAACTGCCGGCGACCACATTCGAGACGACCACGATCTGGACGACCGGAAAAAGCCGTTTCACGGGTGTCGCCATCGACGACCTGTTCGAGGCTCTGGATGCGAAGGGCGATACGATCAACGCGATCGCGCTGAATGATTATGCCGTCGAATTGCCCGTCAGCGATGCAGTCGAGGGCGGACCGATCATCGCTTACGAGCTGGATGGAAAGCCGATGTCCGTTCGGGACAAGGGGCCGCTCTGGATCGTGTATCCTTACGATTCGAACGCTGATTATCGAACGGAGCAGGTCTACTCGCGTTCTGTCTGGCAGTTGAACAGGTTAGAGGTGGAATAA
- a CDS encoding hybrid sensor histidine kinase/response regulator, whose translation MIGLERWRPFHFIPLVILLLGALFTTLGVQMYREVSILRSAPQDNVQWTLAQIEIELLKFLNALRAAELAAEPEPQLLDEVRTRFDIFYSRIATIEGSRAFDGLTALDEFQGGLSSARDALNESVGLIDGDDAALSAALPQLETRFESLQPAVRNLSLNGVREFASLSDERRRNFSLLVFQTAGVGLVLIIALILALAVLFWQRKVAERRSEQIRESRSRYANTVDVSLDAIIVANGEGKILDFNTAAEKTFGYSKARAIGSEMAELIVPVALRQAHREGMRRYLRTGQSKLVGGDRIELEALHSDGSIFPVELSIGVAAGQGGQPLFISYVRDISGRKKIEAELTNARDRALEADKAKSQFLAVMSHEMRTPLNAVLATLDLLRHSQLDERQGKFVKTAITSGEILQHHIDDVLDLTRIEAGAIDLRPRAFDIAELVDEVQNSMQLAAAPKGNRIFTDVSIDDTVVCLDRNRLRQILLNLVGNANKFTEKGEICVTVSEQPDPDGRPRLVIEVKDTGIGIAQKDLHRIFDDFVTLDPSFKRTAEGYGLGLAICRRIAAAMGGKITVRSEEHVGSSFTVSVPQAEGFAAALQDDDVSSEREGALPAGASLHILLVEDNETNRFVARAMLEEENCTVEEAVDGQDGVEKAAEERFDLILMDISMPRLDGIEASRAIRHGSGPSRDVPIVCLTAHAMTETQDAMEGAGVTDWLIKPLRRKNLRRILSTALEGETSPGQTIDEASEGIVDHSVVEELRSLMKEEKFQRSLQKFIGDLTTMRHDFERFCRSGENEEALKLAHSLAGSSGMMGAVALSEVFRHLQDLAHDGDTESILELLDDVDDLAHETVSILEVTAGQETRPAASGSI comes from the coding sequence ATGATCGGGCTCGAACGCTGGCGTCCCTTTCATTTCATTCCGCTGGTCATCCTTCTTCTCGGCGCGTTGTTCACGACGCTGGGGGTTCAGATGTACCGGGAGGTGTCGATCCTGCGTTCGGCTCCTCAGGACAATGTGCAGTGGACGCTCGCACAGATCGAGATCGAGCTTCTGAAATTTCTCAATGCCCTACGAGCGGCGGAATTGGCGGCAGAACCGGAGCCGCAGCTTCTCGATGAGGTCCGAACGCGGTTCGATATCTTCTACAGCCGCATCGCAACGATCGAAGGAAGCCGTGCTTTCGACGGCTTGACCGCCCTGGATGAATTCCAGGGCGGTCTTTCGTCCGCACGGGATGCCCTCAATGAGAGCGTCGGTCTGATTGACGGCGATGATGCGGCGCTTTCAGCAGCGCTGCCGCAGCTCGAGACCCGCTTTGAATCATTGCAGCCTGCCGTCCGCAATCTGTCGCTGAATGGCGTGCGCGAATTTGCGTCCCTTTCCGACGAGCGCCGTCGGAATTTCAGCCTCCTTGTCTTTCAGACGGCGGGGGTCGGACTCGTCCTCATCATCGCGCTTATTCTCGCACTTGCCGTTCTGTTCTGGCAGCGAAAAGTCGCCGAGCGGCGGTCGGAACAGATCCGTGAAAGTCGCTCACGCTATGCCAATACGGTCGATGTATCGCTGGACGCCATTATCGTTGCCAATGGCGAAGGCAAGATTCTCGACTTCAACACGGCCGCCGAAAAGACCTTCGGCTATTCCAAGGCTCGCGCGATCGGATCGGAGATGGCGGAGCTGATCGTTCCCGTCGCGCTGCGACAAGCGCATCGTGAGGGTATGCGCCGCTACCTGCGGACGGGCCAGTCCAAACTCGTCGGCGGAGACCGCATCGAACTGGAGGCGCTGCATTCGGACGGTTCGATCTTTCCGGTCGAATTGTCCATCGGCGTTGCGGCGGGGCAGGGCGGTCAGCCTCTCTTCATTTCATATGTGCGCGATATTTCCGGCCGAAAGAAAATCGAGGCCGAACTGACGAATGCCCGGGACCGGGCGCTGGAAGCCGACAAGGCCAAGTCGCAATTCCTCGCCGTGATGAGCCATGAGATGCGCACGCCTCTCAACGCCGTTCTGGCCACACTGGATCTGCTACGCCATAGCCAACTCGACGAGCGGCAGGGCAAGTTCGTGAAGACCGCGATCACGTCGGGTGAAATCCTGCAGCACCACATTGACGATGTGCTCGACCTGACCCGTATCGAGGCAGGCGCCATCGACCTGCGGCCGAGGGCGTTCGACATAGCCGAACTGGTCGATGAGGTGCAGAACAGCATGCAGCTTGCCGCTGCCCCCAAGGGCAATCGGATCTTCACCGATGTGTCGATCGATGACACCGTTGTCTGCCTCGATCGCAACCGGCTACGCCAGATCCTGCTCAATCTCGTCGGAAATGCGAACAAGTTCACCGAGAAAGGCGAGATATGCGTGACGGTGTCGGAGCAGCCCGACCCCGATGGGCGCCCCCGCCTTGTTATCGAAGTCAAGGATACTGGGATCGGGATCGCGCAGAAGGACCTTCACCGGATCTTCGACGATTTCGTCACGCTGGACCCCTCATTCAAGCGGACAGCTGAAGGCTATGGGTTGGGACTTGCCATCTGCAGAAGGATCGCCGCCGCGATGGGCGGCAAGATCACGGTTCGCAGCGAAGAGCATGTCGGCAGCAGTTTTACTGTCAGCGTGCCTCAGGCAGAGGGCTTTGCCGCAGCTCTTCAGGACGATGACGTCTCAAGCGAGCGCGAGGGCGCGTTGCCGGCAGGGGCGTCCCTTCATATCCTCCTCGTGGAAGATAATGAGACGAACCGCTTCGTGGCGCGTGCGATGCTGGAAGAGGAAAACTGTACCGTCGAAGAGGCCGTGGATGGCCAGGATGGCGTCGAAAAGGCCGCCGAAGAGCGCTTCGATCTCATCTTGATGGATATCAGCATGCCGCGGCTCGACGGCATCGAGGCTTCACGAGCCATCCGGCATGGCTCCGGCCCCTCCCGCGATGTACCGATTGTCTGTCTGACGGCTCATGCGATGACCGAGACGCAGGACGCAATGGAGGGAGCCGGCGTCACCGACTGGCTCATCAAGCCTCTCCGGCGAAAGAATCTGAGGCGCATTCTTTCCACGGCCTTGGAGGGTGAGACATCGCCCGGCCAAACGATCGACGAGGCGTCCGAAGGCATTGTCGATCATTCGGTGGTGGAAGAGCTGCGATCGCTGATGAAAGAAGAGAAGTTCCAGCGATCGCTGCAAAAATTCATCGGTGACCTCACAACGATGCGTCATGACTTCGAGAGGTTCTGCCGTAGCGGAGAGAACGAGGAGGCCCTGAAGCTCGCTCACAGCCTCGCAGGCTCATCCGGTATGATGGGCGCGGTCGCGTTGTCGGAAGTCTTTCGCCATCTCCAGGATCTCGCCCATGACGGTGATACTGAGTCGATCCTCGAACTGCTGGACGATGTCGACGACCTTGCCCACGAGACTGTTTCGATTCTGGAGGTTACGGCAGGCCAGGAGACCCGGCCTGCCGCATCAGGCTCGATCTAG
- a CDS encoding glycosyltransferase family 2 protein has translation MPLFSVIVPCYNAEETLADALVSLSNQIFADFEAIIVDDGSSDASRTIAHAFAMSDPRMRVVALTNGGPSRARNIGAFVHATGKYIAFLDADDIWSPEKLALMAERFAEPDSPEAIYGRIGFFRETPKDVRIQSTVRAGALTARDLLRENAVCTMSNIVVLRSAFQESGGFNNSLRYGEDVEWLIRLIGTGARIEGIDELLVFYRTSEDGLSSNLDAMHEGWSQTLALVRRMHPNLKRSEIAAAEAIHLRYLARRALRLRAEKLTALRLVAAALAKSPVGFFSDPRRGALTAAAAMIAPLLPRAVHNRTFAN, from the coding sequence ATGCCGCTCTTTTCCGTTATCGTACCGTGCTACAATGCCGAGGAGACGCTGGCTGATGCGCTGGTCTCCCTGTCGAACCAGATCTTCGCTGATTTCGAGGCGATCATCGTCGACGACGGCTCCAGCGATGCCTCGCGCACGATCGCCCACGCCTTTGCCATGAGCGATCCGCGCATGCGGGTGGTCGCGCTCACCAATGGCGGCCCGAGCCGTGCCCGTAATATCGGGGCCTTCGTTCACGCGACCGGCAAATACATCGCTTTCCTCGATGCAGATGATATCTGGTCGCCGGAGAAGCTGGCGCTGATGGCGGAGCGTTTCGCAGAACCGGACAGCCCGGAAGCCATTTATGGTCGGATTGGCTTTTTCCGCGAGACACCGAAAGATGTTCGTATCCAGTCGACGGTCCGCGCCGGCGCTCTGACCGCGCGCGATCTTCTCCGGGAGAACGCCGTTTGCACCATGTCGAATATCGTGGTGCTGCGCAGTGCCTTTCAGGAAAGCGGTGGCTTCAACAATTCGCTTCGCTACGGCGAGGATGTCGAATGGCTGATCCGGCTGATCGGAACGGGTGCCCGCATCGAAGGGATCGATGAACTCCTGGTCTTTTACCGGACGAGCGAGGATGGGTTATCGTCCAACCTGGACGCGATGCATGAAGGCTGGAGCCAGACGCTTGCCCTCGTGCGGCGGATGCACCCGAATCTCAAGCGCTCGGAGATTGCCGCTGCCGAGGCGATCCATCTTCGCTATCTCGCCCGCCGCGCGCTGCGCCTTCGGGCCGAAAAGCTGACCGCGCTGCGTCTGGTCGCGGCCGCGCTGGCCAAGAGTCCCGTCGGCTTTTTCTCCGATCCAAGGCGCGGCGCCCTGACCGCTGCGGCCGCGATGATCGCGCCGCTGCTGCCCCGCGCCGTCCACAACCGAACCTTTGCAAACTGA
- a CDS encoding GDP-mannose 4,6-dehydratase, with protein sequence MKRILVTGGAGYLGSHICYLLARKGYLPVVYDNLSTGYAANVQWGPLQIGDIRDEKRLKEIVSRHQPAAVIQVAGQPDGSADIGEADAFDHRYGDVISLLSTLIDLDVTKLVLAGWPTEMDRLVDEQLAGSVGAMFVRHLLSELDRISGFRSVLLRHLDAAGCKRDHDFERGRHSRSNVIGRLADAICGKRPCFRIYGDDLPTTDGTFVGDYLHVMDAADAYVRAVDYLLDGGASATLDLGTGEGISTSELIAAAQRMTGSHFEVVPMASTKADPSEIIIDPAAARSTLGWAPQRTRRDMLASAFLWSIRSRGAIAA encoded by the coding sequence ATGAAGAGAATTCTTGTAACGGGTGGAGCTGGTTATCTCGGATCGCATATCTGTTATTTGCTCGCCAGGAAGGGCTATCTTCCCGTTGTCTACGATAATCTCAGCACCGGCTACGCTGCCAATGTCCAGTGGGGGCCTCTTCAGATTGGCGACATTCGCGACGAGAAGCGATTGAAAGAGATCGTGTCGCGCCATCAGCCGGCAGCCGTCATCCAGGTGGCCGGTCAACCGGATGGTTCCGCCGACATTGGCGAGGCCGACGCGTTCGACCATCGCTATGGCGATGTCATCAGCCTGCTGTCCACCCTCATCGATCTCGACGTCACCAAACTTGTCCTGGCGGGCTGGCCGACCGAGATGGACCGGTTGGTCGATGAGCAGCTTGCCGGATCGGTCGGCGCCATGTTCGTTCGCCATCTGCTCTCCGAACTCGACCGCATTTCCGGTTTCCGCTCGGTGCTGCTGCGCCATCTGGATGCAGCCGGCTGCAAGCGCGATCATGACTTCGAACGGGGCCGGCACAGCCGCTCCAATGTCATCGGGCGGCTCGCCGACGCGATCTGCGGGAAACGGCCCTGCTTCAGGATTTATGGTGACGACCTGCCGACCACCGACGGCACTTTCGTCGGTGACTACCTGCATGTGATGGACGCGGCAGACGCCTATGTCCGCGCTGTCGATTACCTTCTCGATGGCGGCGCTTCGGCGACACTCGATCTCGGCACAGGCGAAGGCATCAGCACCAGCGAACTGATCGCAGCCGCCCAGCGAATGACCGGTTCCCATTTCGAGGTCGTACCAATGGCCTCGACCAAGGCCGATCCGAGCGAGATCATCATCGACCCGGCGGCGGCGCGCTCGACACTGGGCTGGGCTCCGCAAAGAACACGCCGCGACATGCTGGCCTCCGCATTCCTCTGGTCGATCCGTAGCAGGGGAGCAATCGCAGCCTGA
- a CDS encoding polysaccharide biosynthesis/export family protein: MTNTKQKRYGNWLRSGVSLCIMGSLSTGCASLQNVENREQVVEGLSYQAEYRSPSRSDGGWKQSARNQNLRRCEGSGAPQAQQPAPALPQDAMLLSTGDLLTISVGNDPTFSGSYEVSQDGTVRLPHLPPISAKGSSVEAIERQIAKALVSEDIYTAAPPVSVRLQDFAAARVYVSGAVFNAGSINIGGQSANDRDSLRQEASGGTIEERRLSRALQVAGGIRPDADLSRVRVIRGGASTSIDARGAMTGVPFNDMLLLSGDRIEVESRGCFQEALVAPSPVTTPGVKVFMSNLTQPASANALSAVGKDARELRYGTRFLEAIVGMNCLGGTKWVNADRTAALISRNPITGESLVIERKVEELLRHRDRDDFNPYMMPGDALACYDSKQTNLIEVAKGFTAVTGAFTAAVTGWGD; encoded by the coding sequence ATGACCAACACGAAACAAAAGCGATATGGAAACTGGCTGCGTTCCGGCGTCAGCCTTTGTATAATGGGCTCGCTCTCGACCGGCTGCGCATCCCTGCAAAATGTCGAGAACAGAGAGCAGGTCGTCGAAGGGCTGAGCTATCAGGCGGAATATCGTTCGCCGAGCCGTTCCGACGGCGGCTGGAAACAGAGCGCCCGAAACCAGAATTTGCGCCGTTGTGAGGGCAGCGGTGCGCCGCAGGCTCAGCAGCCCGCTCCTGCCTTGCCGCAGGACGCGATGTTGCTTTCGACCGGCGATCTGCTGACCATCTCGGTCGGCAACGATCCGACGTTCAGCGGCTCATATGAAGTCTCGCAGGACGGCACGGTCCGCCTGCCGCATCTTCCGCCGATTTCCGCCAAAGGCTCATCCGTCGAAGCGATCGAACGCCAGATTGCGAAAGCGCTGGTTTCGGAAGACATCTACACCGCCGCTCCGCCGGTCTCTGTCCGACTGCAGGATTTCGCAGCGGCCCGGGTGTACGTCTCCGGTGCGGTCTTCAATGCCGGTTCAATCAATATTGGCGGACAGTCGGCCAATGATCGCGACAGCCTCCGCCAGGAGGCGAGCGGCGGCACGATTGAGGAGCGCCGCCTGTCGCGGGCGCTTCAGGTTGCGGGCGGCATCCGTCCTGATGCCGATCTTTCACGTGTTCGCGTCATTCGTGGCGGTGCCAGCACTTCCATCGATGCGCGCGGCGCGATGACGGGAGTCCCTTTCAACGACATGCTCCTTCTTTCCGGCGACCGGATCGAGGTGGAAAGCCGCGGCTGCTTCCAGGAAGCGCTCGTCGCGCCCTCGCCTGTTACCACGCCGGGCGTGAAGGTTTTCATGTCCAACCTGACCCAGCCCGCATCGGCAAATGCGCTTTCGGCGGTCGGGAAGGATGCCCGGGAACTGCGCTACGGCACACGCTTTCTGGAAGCCATCGTCGGCATGAACTGCCTCGGCGGCACCAAATGGGTCAACGCAGACCGCACGGCCGCGCTGATTTCGCGTAACCCGATCACCGGCGAGTCCCTTGTCATCGAACGGAAGGTTGAGGAACTCCTCCGCCACCGCGACCGCGACGACTTCAACCCATACATGATGCCGGGCGATGCTCTCGCCTGCTACGACTCAAAGCAGACCAACCTGATCGAGGTGGCAAAAGGCTTTACCGCCGTTACCGGCGCCTTCACCGCTGCGGTGACGGGTTGGGGCGACTAG